One Kitasatospora sp. NBC_01287 DNA window includes the following coding sequences:
- a CDS encoding DUF3626 domain-containing protein, with amino-acid sequence MSKDTDELPGPRAIGHVAARSSGAAVDPDLRVTLNFHPDRLVRGQWILEAMAVDGQYRSQFVTGTSNGGLTAHQGGDRWRWEQRIFGGAYDEAPAHQRPVYGALNFRRQVVGAAPRFGSAHFRLGAEPVARCTFCYPDSFTEPADFGVAAAMPLVELAAADSRDALDDYIEAHVHGPVRFDQHMEALVLDPSFRGTEVEEAARRLPCPIEWHPGYRLSVEELRRHPDFRGPEFVALGVELARDGQLDPAILGAASRSGRYDEQALKRVWHYLARFGAPAPAFTPPVA; translated from the coding sequence GTGAGTAAAGATACGGACGAGCTGCCCGGCCCGCGCGCCATTGGCCACGTCGCCGCGCGCTCCAGCGGCGCGGCGGTCGATCCGGACCTTCGCGTGACGCTGAACTTCCACCCCGACCGGCTGGTGCGCGGGCAGTGGATCCTGGAGGCGATGGCGGTCGACGGACAGTACCGCTCACAGTTCGTCACCGGAACGAGCAACGGCGGGCTCACGGCCCATCAGGGCGGGGACCGCTGGCGGTGGGAGCAGCGGATCTTCGGCGGCGCCTATGACGAGGCGCCCGCGCACCAGCGCCCGGTCTACGGGGCGCTGAACTTCCGGCGCCAGGTGGTGGGCGCCGCACCGCGGTTCGGGTCCGCGCACTTCCGGCTCGGCGCCGAGCCGGTCGCGCGCTGCACCTTCTGCTACCCGGACAGCTTCACCGAGCCTGCGGACTTCGGGGTCGCCGCGGCCATGCCCCTGGTCGAGCTGGCCGCGGCGGACAGCAGGGACGCGCTGGACGACTACATCGAGGCACACGTGCACGGTCCGGTCCGCTTCGACCAGCACATGGAGGCGCTGGTCCTGGATCCGAGCTTCCGGGGCACCGAGGTCGAGGAGGCCGCTCGCCGACTGCCCTGCCCGATCGAATGGCATCCCGGATACCGCCTCTCGGTCGAGGAGCTGCGCCGCCACCCCGACTTCCGCGGCCCCGAGTTCGTGGCGCTCGGCGTCGAACTGGCACGGGACGGGCAGCTCGACCCCGCCATCCTCGGCGCCGCCTCACGCTCCGGCCGCTACGACGAGCAGGCCCTGAAGCGGGTCTGGCACTACCTCGCCCGCTTCGGCGCCCCGGCTCCCGCCTTCACGCCCCCTGTGGCCTGA